One genomic window of Gossypium hirsutum isolate 1008001.06 chromosome D11, Gossypium_hirsutum_v2.1, whole genome shotgun sequence includes the following:
- the LOC121223512 gene encoding G2/mitotic-specific cyclin S13-7 — MASRPIVPQQPRGEAVVHKQTKKNVAAGDGKSRRALGDIGNVVNVRAVADGKPAQIQTHRPLTRSFCAQLLANAQAAAVAENNKKNVCVNVEKAPAAAAVPPKRSVAAPAAAPPKAVQKKPTAKPAAPPVEVIEISPDVEEILEVKEKKEKKDKAEVINNNKKVTQKEGSPKKKHTFSSALTARSKAAAHGISNKPKEDIVDIDGADTDNHLAGVEYVDEIYKFYKSAEHESMPNDYMHLQTDINEKMRAILIDWLIDVHQKFELSPEALYLTINLIDRFLSVKVVPRRELQLLGMSAMLISTKYEEIWPPEVNDLVCIADRAYTHEQILIMEKTILGRLEWTLTVPTHYVFLARFIKASIPDPKMENMVYFLAELGIMHYETIRYCPSMVAASAVYAARCTLKKTPAWTDTLKFHTGYTEQQLMECAKLLACFHSKAVDSRLQVVYRKYSSSLRGAVALIPACQNLLSGVVSSA; from the exons ATGGCTTCAAGACCTATTGTTCCTCAACAACCCAGGG GCGAGGCCGTAGTTCACAAGCAGACGAAGAAAAACGTGGCGGCCGGAGATGGGAAGAGCCGCCGTGCGTTGGGGGATATCGGGAATGTGGTGAACGTAAGAGCAGTGGCCGATGGTAAACCGGCTCAGATTCAGACTCATCGTCCCCTCACTAGGTCCTTTTGCGCACAGTTACTCGCCAATGCACAAGCCGCCGCCGTGGCTGAGAACAACAag AAAAACGTATGTGTTAATGTGGAAAAAGCTCCGGCCGCGGCGGCCGTGCCGCCTAAAAGAAGTGTTGCTGCTCCTGCTGCTGCACCACCAAAGGCTGTTCAAAAGAAACCGACCGCCAAACCCGCCGCCCCGCCGGTGGAAGTGATCGAAATCAGCCCCGATGTCGAAGAAATTCTGGAAGTGAAGgagaaaaaggagaagaaagaCAAGGCTGAAGTGATTAACAACAATAAGAAAGTAACTCAAAAAGAGGGTTCACCCAAGAAAAAACATACTTTTTCTTCAGCCCTTACTGCAAGAAGCAAG GCTGCTGCTCATGGAATATCTAACAAGCCAAAGGAAGACATTGTTGATATCGATGGAGCAGATACTGATAATCATTTGGCTGGTGTTGAATATGTTGATGAAATCTACAAGTTCTATAAATCAGCTGAG CATGAGAGCATGCCAAATGATTATATGCACTTGCAAACTGATATCAATGAGAAAATGAGAGCTATTCTCATTGATTGGCTAATTGACGTTCATCAAAAATTCGAGCTTTCACCCGAAGCTCTTTATCTTACGATCAACTTGATCGATCGCTTCCTTTCAGTGAAAGTCGTCCCGAGGAGAGAACTACAACTTTTAGGCATGAGTGCTATGCTTATTTCTACCAAATATGAAGAAATTTGGCCACCTGAGGTCAACGATCTTGTATGCATTGCAGACAGGGCTTACACACATGAACAGATCCTCATAATGGAGAAAACGATATTGGGACGATTGGAATGGACTTTAACGGTGCCTACACATTACGTGTTCTTAGCACGGTTCATCAAAGCATCGATCCCTGACCCGAAGATGGAAAACATGGTGTATTTCTTAGCTGAGTTGGGGATAATGCATTACGAGACCATTAGGTATTGTCCGTCGATGGTGGCTGCTTCGGCTGTGTATGCCGCACGGTGCACCTTGAAGAAGACACCAGCTTGGACAGACACCCTCAAGTTCCACACCGGGTATACCGAACAGCAGCTGATGGAATGTGCTAAGTTGCTGGCTTGTTTCCATTCCAAGGCTGTTGATAGTAGGCTTCAAGTTGTGTATAGGAAGTACTCGAGTTCGCTACGTGGAGCGGTCGCGTTGATTCCGGCATGCCAGAATCTGTTATCCGGTGTTGTTTCTTCAGCTTag
- the LOC121223513 gene encoding stomatal closure-related actin-binding protein 3, with the protein MTKISPDIDETMLKESIVAVSADVSFASDHFPKYKLGPDNQILEEPRGDNSGPSLKEVVERETTQLSKQHKRLSVRDLASKFDKNLTAAAKFADEAKLREVASLEGHVLLKKLRDALESLRGRMAGRNKEDVEKAISMVEALAVKLTQKEGELIQEKFEVKKLANFLKQASEDAKKLVNQEKSFACAEIESARAVVQRFGEALDEQEKNPENSQKTQEVEELVEEVQEARRIKFMHQPSKVMDMEHELRALRAQIREKTIFSVKLQKELAINKRAEENKSCMFVLHGSETLGSCLQLKPRSDNTPSLSQSSIQWYRLSSDENRKEVISGANKTMYAPEPLDVGRILQADILSNGQKISVTTANPIDSAAGLASYVETLLRKSSSEFNVVISRINGQDHSLRSTHSFNIGKMRIKLCRGWITKSRENYSTSMLLCGARGDANAPAKSLFWQPRKGHSYVLTFESERDRNAAIMVARKHALDCSVMLGGPDDEM; encoded by the exons ATGACAAAGATAAGTCCCGATATCGACGAAACAATGCTGAAAGAGTCGATTGTGGCTGTTTCAGCTGATGTGAGCTTTGCTTCGGACCACTTTCCGAAGTATAAATTAGGACCTGATAATCAGATTTTGGAGGAGCCAAGAGGGGATAACAGCGGTCCGTCGCTAAAGGAGGTTGTTGAAAGGGAAACAACACAATTGTCCAAGCAGCACAAGCGACTCTCAGTTCGTGACCTTGCTAGTAAATTTGACAAGAACTTAACCGCTGCTGCAAAATTTGCCGATGAG GCCAAGCTTAGAGAGGTTGCTTCTTTGGAGGGGCATGTTCTTTTGAAGAAACTTAGAGACGCCTTAGAATCTTTGAGAGGTCGAATGGCCGGGAGAAACAAAGAAGATGTAGAGAAAGCTATCTCTATG GTCGAGGCATTGGCGGTTAAATTGACCCAAAAAGAAGGTGAATTGATTCAGGAGAAGTTTGAAGTGAAAAAACTAGCAAACTTCCTCAAACAG GCTTCTGAAGATGCTAAAAAGTTGGTCAATCAAGAAAAATCTTTTGCTTGTGCTGAAATTGAAAGTGCTAGGGCTGTTGTGCAACGATTCGGAGAGGCCCTCGACGAGCAAGAAAAGAATCCAGAAAATTCTCAAAAGACACAG GAGGTTGAGGAACTAGTAGAGGAAGTTCAAGAGGCCAGAAGAATTAAATTCATGCATCAGCCTAGTAAG GTGATGGATATGGAGCATGAACTTCGTGCTCTCAGAGCTCAAATTCGAGAAAAAACAATATTCTCAGTAAAGCTTCAGAAAGAG CTGGCAATTAACAAGAGGGCAGAGGAGAACAAATCCTGCATGTTTGTTTTGCATGGTTCTGAAACTCTTGGTTCATGCTTGCAACTCAAGCCTCGATCTGATAATACTCCATCGCTTTCACAATCTTCGATTCAGTGGTATCGACTATCTTCTGATGAAAATCGAAAGGAAGTAATTTCAG GTGCCAACAAAACAATGTACGCCCCGGAACCACTTGATGTTGGTCGAATTTTGCAGGCCGACATTCTCTCGAATGGCCAAAAAATTTCTGTAACAACTGCCAATCCTATTGATTCTG CTGCAGGTTTGGCAAGCTACGTGGAGACACTGTTGCGGAAATCCAGCAGTGAATTTAAT GTAGTCATTTCTCGGATCAATGGACAAGATCATTCTTTACGTTCGACTCACTCATTCAATATCGGAAAGATGAGGATCAAGCTTTGTAGAGGATGGATCACAAAGTCCAGGGAAAACTATTCCACATCAATGCTG CTATGCGGAGCTAGAGGCGACGCTAATGCTCCGGCCAAGTCATTGTTTTGGCAACCAAGGAAAGGGCACTCTTACGTATTAACATTTGAATCAGAGAGAGACAGAAATGCAGCTATCATGGTTGCACGAAAGCATGCTCTCGACTGTAGC GTGATGCTTGGAGGACCAGATGATGAAATGTAG
- the LOC107925710 gene encoding transcription factor MYBC1 isoform X2, whose amino-acid sequence MREIEDSSNLFGKWEEELPSPEELMPLSQTLITPHLALAFDISNPNHRQRKHPPPPPPPPAEFAGDSGDLGSGAGGDEPARTLKRPRLVWTPQLHKRFVDAVAHLGIKNAVPKTIMQLMSVDGLTRENVASHLQKYRLYLKRMQGSGGGGANGGAASDPATDHLFASSPVPPHFLHPSKGSSEPFAPFVSVPGLQHHYQQQQHQLAAAAAVGHPHLLTQYQKQIGHFGSSPNGQLEHPFLAKQPPPSIRRMGGTPSHNQVPNNYVEDLESANGNGGMKGL is encoded by the exons ATGAGAGAAATTGAGGATTCCTCCAATTTGTTTGGAAAATGGGAAGAAGAGCTGCCGTCGCCGGAGGAGCTTATGCCTCTTTCACAAACCCTAATTACCCCTCACCTTGCCCTTGCTTTCGACATCTCGAATCCAAACCACCGTCAACGGAAACACCCGCCGCCGCCGCCGCCTCCCCCGGCTGAATTCGCCGGTGATTCCGGGGACTTGGGATCCGGAGCGGGCGGTGACGAGCCGGCGCGAACACTCAAACGGCCTCGGCTCGTCTGGACCCCGCAGCTCCACAAGCGATTCGTTGACGCCGTGGCTCATTTAGGGATCAAAAACGCCGTCCCAAAGACCATAATGCAGTTGATGAGTGTTGATGGGTTGACCAGAGAGAACGTCGCTAGTCATTTACAGAAATATCGCCTCTATTTGAAGAGAATGCAAGGGTCCGGCGGTGGCGGTGCAAACGGCGGTGCTGCGTCTGATCCGGCGACTGACCATTTGTTTGCCAGTTCACCCGTTCCTCCTCACTTCCTTCATCCTAGTAAAGGTAGCTCAGAGCCTTTCGCCCCATTTGTATCAGTTCCAGGACTACAACACCATTACCAACAACAGCAACACCAGCTAGCGGCGGCGGCCGCAGTCGGGCATCCACATTTGCTAACTCAGTATCAAAAGCAGATAGGGCATTTTGGGTCATCACCAAATGGTCAATTGGAGCATCCCTTCTTAGCCAAGCAACCACCACCATCAATCCGTAGAATGGGAGGTACACCCTCACACAATCAAGTACCAAATAATTATGTTGAAGATTTGGAATCTGCCAATGGCAATGGTGGAATGAAG GGTCTTTGA
- the LOC107925710 gene encoding transcription factor MYBC1 isoform X3, which produces MREIEDSSNLFGKWEEELPSPEELMPLSQTLITPHLALAFDISNPNHRQRKHPPPPPPPPAEFAGDSGDLGSGAGGDEPARTLKRPRLVWTPQLHKRFVDAVAHLGIKNAVPKTIMQLMSVDGLTRENVASHLQKYRLYLKRMQGSGGGGANGGAASDPATDHLFASSPVPPHFLHPSKGSSEPFAPFVSVPGLQHHYQQQQHQLAAAAAVGHPHLLTQYQKQIGHFGSSPNGQLEHPFLAKQPPPSIRRMGGSLMHGYLGNQLMFTYI; this is translated from the exons ATGAGAGAAATTGAGGATTCCTCCAATTTGTTTGGAAAATGGGAAGAAGAGCTGCCGTCGCCGGAGGAGCTTATGCCTCTTTCACAAACCCTAATTACCCCTCACCTTGCCCTTGCTTTCGACATCTCGAATCCAAACCACCGTCAACGGAAACACCCGCCGCCGCCGCCGCCTCCCCCGGCTGAATTCGCCGGTGATTCCGGGGACTTGGGATCCGGAGCGGGCGGTGACGAGCCGGCGCGAACACTCAAACGGCCTCGGCTCGTCTGGACCCCGCAGCTCCACAAGCGATTCGTTGACGCCGTGGCTCATTTAGGGATCAAAAACGCCGTCCCAAAGACCATAATGCAGTTGATGAGTGTTGATGGGTTGACCAGAGAGAACGTCGCTAGTCATTTACAGAAATATCGCCTCTATTTGAAGAGAATGCAAGGGTCCGGCGGTGGCGGTGCAAACGGCGGTGCTGCGTCTGATCCGGCGACTGACCATTTGTTTGCCAGTTCACCCGTTCCTCCTCACTTCCTTCATCCTAGTAAAGGTAGCTCAGAGCCTTTCGCCCCATTTGTATCAGTTCCAGGACTACAACACCATTACCAACAACAGCAACACCAGCTAGCGGCGGCGGCCGCAGTCGGGCATCCACATTTGCTAACTCAGTATCAAAAGCAGATAGGGCATTTTGGGTCATCACCAAATGGTCAATTGGAGCATCCCTTCTTAGCCAAGCAACCACCACCATCAATCCGTAGAATGGGAG GGTCTTTGATGCATGGATATTTGGGAAATCAGCTCATGTTTACTTACATTTAG
- the LOC107925710 gene encoding transcription factor MYBC1 isoform X1, whose amino-acid sequence MREIEDSSNLFGKWEEELPSPEELMPLSQTLITPHLALAFDISNPNHRQRKHPPPPPPPPAEFAGDSGDLGSGAGGDEPARTLKRPRLVWTPQLHKRFVDAVAHLGIKNAVPKTIMQLMSVDGLTRENVASHLQKYRLYLKRMQGSGGGGANGGAASDPATDHLFASSPVPPHFLHPSKGSSEPFAPFVSVPGLQHHYQQQQHQLAAAAAVGHPHLLTQYQKQIGHFGSSPNGQLEHPFLAKQPPPSIRRMGGTPSHNQVPNNYVEDLESANGNGGMKVLTLFPPRDD is encoded by the coding sequence ATGAGAGAAATTGAGGATTCCTCCAATTTGTTTGGAAAATGGGAAGAAGAGCTGCCGTCGCCGGAGGAGCTTATGCCTCTTTCACAAACCCTAATTACCCCTCACCTTGCCCTTGCTTTCGACATCTCGAATCCAAACCACCGTCAACGGAAACACCCGCCGCCGCCGCCGCCTCCCCCGGCTGAATTCGCCGGTGATTCCGGGGACTTGGGATCCGGAGCGGGCGGTGACGAGCCGGCGCGAACACTCAAACGGCCTCGGCTCGTCTGGACCCCGCAGCTCCACAAGCGATTCGTTGACGCCGTGGCTCATTTAGGGATCAAAAACGCCGTCCCAAAGACCATAATGCAGTTGATGAGTGTTGATGGGTTGACCAGAGAGAACGTCGCTAGTCATTTACAGAAATATCGCCTCTATTTGAAGAGAATGCAAGGGTCCGGCGGTGGCGGTGCAAACGGCGGTGCTGCGTCTGATCCGGCGACTGACCATTTGTTTGCCAGTTCACCCGTTCCTCCTCACTTCCTTCATCCTAGTAAAGGTAGCTCAGAGCCTTTCGCCCCATTTGTATCAGTTCCAGGACTACAACACCATTACCAACAACAGCAACACCAGCTAGCGGCGGCGGCCGCAGTCGGGCATCCACATTTGCTAACTCAGTATCAAAAGCAGATAGGGCATTTTGGGTCATCACCAAATGGTCAATTGGAGCATCCCTTCTTAGCCAAGCAACCACCACCATCAATCCGTAGAATGGGAGGTACACCCTCACACAATCAAGTACCAAATAATTATGTTGAAGATTTGGAATCTGCCAATGGCAATGGTGGAATGAAGGTATTAACTTTATTTCCACCAAGGGATGactga
- the LOC107925870 gene encoding uncharacterized protein, with protein sequence MDLTSTTTTTTTAAALSGPVNEKELAVDPFLVEALQNPRHRLTILRMELDIQRFVQNSEQQQFEFQHFPTSYLRLAAHRVAQHYGLVTMVYDNGLDGLGNRIVAKKAGEIKWPGVCLSEIPAKNSENDKPEQVKIAIKPRPNNGSVNEANQIGIKRSPVRSVEERKEEYDRARARIFSSPSTPDSDDSSPQNSVDGKNESLIREEFENYRSSMVDPEKNMTVRDGTSRVAIFRDREKDRTDPDYDRNYQRYVRSIPCNQSVGVAPYNMQKIQLPFMQYDSAFPQLGQIANTQAPLGYGVPSRPAVSPFCELGLNPTSRDGAYMQWPSANMMFSHSYDQFMHAVFQAPFVHQPPLSYDYSMNG encoded by the exons ATGGATTTGACTTCAACAACGACGACAACGACGACGGCAGCCGCCTTGTCCGGACCTGTTAACGAAAAAGAGTTAGCTGTCGATCCTTTCTTGGTTGAGGCTCTTCAAAATCCTCGTCATCGTCTCACCA TCTTGCGGATGGAACTTGATATCCAGAGGTTTGTGCAAAATTCAGAGCAGCAGCAATTTGAGTTCCAACATTTTCCCACTTCTTATCTTCGGCTTGCTGCACATCGTGTTGCTCAACATTATGGGCTGGTAACTATGGTTTATGATAATGGTTTAGATGGCCTAGGAAACAGAATCGTGGCGAAGAAAGCAGGGGAAATCAAATGGCCTGGTGTTTGTTTGTCTGAAATTCCTGCCAAAAACTCGGAAAATGATAAACCAGAGCAGGTTAAAATTGCTATTAAGCCTAGGCCAAATAATGGATCTGTAAATGAAGCTAATCAAATCGGCATCAAAAGAAGTCCTGTGAGAAGTGTTGAAGAGAGGAAGGAAGAATATGACAGAGCACGGGCACGTATTTTCAGTAGTCCTAGTACTCCTGATTCTGACGATTCTTCTCCTCAGAACTCTGTTGATGGAAAAAATGAATCTCTTATCAGAGAGGAGTTTGAAAATTACCGGAGCTCCATGGTTGATCCAGAGAAAAATATGACTGTCCGAGATGGTACATCTCGAGTAGCCATTTTCAGAGACAGAGAGAAGGATCGTACTGACCCGGATTATGATAGGAATTATCAAAG GTACGTCAGAAGCATTCCATGTAACCAGAGCGTCGGTGTGGCTCCTTACAATATGCAGAAGATTCAACTTCCATTCATGCAGTATGATTCTGCTTTTCCTCAGTTGGGTCAGATTGCAAATACACAAGCTCCCCTCGGTTATGGTGTTCCTTCGAGGCCAGCTGTGAGTCCGTTTTGTGAGCTGGGATTGAATCCAACTTCTAGGGATGGTGCTTACATGCAGTGGCCAAGTGCTAATATGATGTTTTCCCATTCATATGATCAGTTTATGCATGCTGTATTTCAG GCTCCGTTTGTCCACCAACCACCTCTGAGCTACGATTATTCGATGAACGGTTAA